The window CAAGTTTGATAATAACCCGTGATATTCCATCTTATTTATGAATAAGTATTCCAATCAGATGGGGTTCCATAGAATTGATCAAGCAACTCTTAACAATGAAGTTTTCGATTCTCTATCTTCTACAAGTTTGGTTTGCAGGTGCAAGTTGGGTAAATCCTCATTAATATAATCCAATTTATCTTTTCTGAAGATGTACATCTCCACAATTTAGGACTATAAAGCATAAATGATATCATTTAGTTTAATACCAATTTAGGCAGTAGAGTAGTCTAGTGTTTGAGTTTGTATTTGGAGAAGGATTTAGTCTATTTTTGAGGTGATATTATCTAGAGTTTCTGGTGTGTCTATGATCTCAATTACAGAAAGTCTGagatatttttaagatttatagCAGGATTCCTGCTCCAATACCATGTTAGATAAGATCAATGAGCCTCAAAGACTTAGTCTTTCCATTGATACATACAACAGAAAACATATCTCAACATTTAGTATGCtaccatttaaaaattaatacaattagAGCTCATGTTAACATGATATCTTCTTTTAAGTATgaagttttgttgttttgattgcGAAATCCATGAGAAAATGTTAGAGAGAGTATTTGGTGTGGGAAAGCCCTTGAATCCTAAGAAAATCAACCCTAGGTGTTTTCAATTCATGTTTTAATTAGGAGGCATGTTTGTTCTTCGATTTGTGAGTAATAGGGTTCTTATGATCTAGGGatactttatttaatttagaaatagatGTTTTGGAGACTAAAAGTTCACTACTGTAGGGTTTCTCTGTGCATTAATTTAAATGGAGCATGTTAGATCTCCTTGATTATATAGAAGATGTAACGTCTCATCTCCATTTTTTGAAAACTGAAGTTCATGGGAAGGGGAACTTGTAAACCCAAACAGTTTCATCTGATTTGATAAATCATGAGCTTGTCATCCATCCCTCTAACACAAGGTGGAAAAGATGTGAACAACTGAAAAAACTAATGATAAATCACAAGCTGCCATCCATCCCTCTAACACAAAGCAGTAACACACGTTATTCTCCCTATCCATCGTGATATCCTTAATTAAACGGCTGGTTATCAATTGTAAAGCTTAAAGTCTCCACTAATTGATCAAGGCTCTGCCTAGGGATCTCAAATGGGGAAGAGGAAAGGGAAGCTTAGAGCATCCTAGCAGATGAGTAGTAGCAACCTTGAAAATTAGTACAGCGAAAATGAAGAGGACAGCCTCCTGAATCTATAAATCACTCAAAAAGATTAATGATGTAAACATCATAGTCCATAAATCATTGATCACCAAAGTTCTCAACTAAATTAGCAGAGGTAAACATCTCATCATATGCAGCCAATCCTGCTTAACATAATTTTGGTTCAAAATTGACCAACTTAGACATAAACACCAGAAGCAAGTAACAGGAACAAGGACCCAAAACCCTGCACCAGCGACATCAGAGATCAGATTGAGCAATGAACCAGaattaacaataacaaatcaGAAGGTGATGGGGGAGTAACAAACATAACAAATCATACCAGAAATAAGGAGGCAATTGCTCCTGTTGTAAGCTCCTTTGCCAAACTGCGATTTCTCCTAGAAGAGGTCGCTTCGTAACTGCATAAACCACACTTGTATAACATCGGAAACGAGATGGCACATGTTGGTACACAAACAGATCTTTTCATAGTTCGTCAACAGCATGATTAAACAAAATAGCAGATCTTTTCATAATTCATCAACAAcatgtttaaatttaaatagaatACTCTTTGTTctagaaaagaaa of the Populus nigra chromosome 7, ddPopNigr1.1, whole genome shotgun sequence genome contains:
- the LOC133698943 gene encoding uncharacterized protein LOC133698943, which encodes MGSKAAAISSPVPVAWYPTLAVFMLAIGLIVTASFFIYEATSSRRNRSLAKELTTGAIASLFLGFGSLFLLLASGVYV